In Arsenicicoccus sp. oral taxon 190, the following are encoded in one genomic region:
- the dnaB gene encoding replicative DNA helicase gives MGGRGGGGGGDDRVPPQDVHAEQSVLGSMMLSKDAIADCVEALRGLDFYRPAHETIYEAIIDLYGRGEPADAITVADELTKRGEIQRIGGQAYLHQLIDAVPTAANAGYYAEIVQERAVLRRLVDAGTRIVQMGYGQGGDVEDIVNAAQAEVYQVADKRGGEDYIAVGEVLEATIDEIEHASGKNGEMVGVPTGFTELDQLTNGLHPGQMIVIAARPAVGKALALDTPLVTPTGWTTMGEVQVGDEVIGADGRPTRVVAATEVMTDRPCYEVSFSDGSTIVADAQHQWLTDTRASRKSFQAARDGRNGQRNQRTFAAIRTTEEIAATVRTGTADARLNHSVPLAAALALAERELLVQPYTLGAWLGDGTSAAAQITTADPEIVMRLEADGLVVTKTSSPMRYLMQLATEVVAEQRSCAVCGTPFTNPVAYVRTCGKSCGGRLKTFQKPIATPVCPDCGGPTTTGRQCMACRKHHGTLQARLRTIGVLGDKHIPVEYQRASESQRRALLAGLLDTDGTVSAGGCVQFTTTSLRLAEDVHELISGLGYRSGMCRKKVRGRSAASSTAFTITFSSDEDVFVLERKRLLHKELRRRQFQRRNSRFITKVKPIASVPVRCIQVSNDDHLYLAGRSMIPTHNSTLALDIARSAAIHNQQATVLFSLEMSKTEITMRLLSAEASIQLQKLRKGELQDDDWTKIARTTGRLSEAPFFIDDSPNMSLMEIRAKCRRLKQRNNLKLVVIDYLQLMSSGKRVESRQQEVSEFSRALKLLAKEIEVPVIALSQLNRGPEQRTDKKPMVSDLRESGSIEQDADMVVLLHRESMYEKESPREGEADVIVAKHRNGPTGTIVVAFQGHYSRFTNMATNF, from the coding sequence TCCAAGGACGCGATCGCTGACTGCGTTGAGGCGCTGCGCGGGCTCGACTTCTACCGCCCGGCGCACGAGACGATCTACGAGGCGATCATCGACCTCTACGGTCGCGGGGAGCCGGCCGACGCCATCACCGTCGCCGACGAGCTGACCAAGCGCGGGGAGATACAGCGCATCGGCGGGCAGGCCTACCTGCACCAGCTGATCGACGCGGTGCCGACGGCGGCCAACGCGGGCTACTACGCCGAGATCGTGCAGGAGCGCGCCGTCCTGCGCCGCCTCGTCGACGCGGGCACGCGCATCGTGCAGATGGGCTATGGCCAGGGCGGCGACGTCGAGGACATCGTCAACGCCGCGCAGGCCGAGGTCTACCAGGTCGCCGACAAGCGCGGCGGCGAGGACTACATCGCTGTCGGCGAGGTGCTCGAGGCCACGATCGACGAGATCGAGCACGCCTCGGGCAAGAACGGCGAGATGGTCGGCGTGCCCACCGGCTTCACCGAGCTCGACCAGCTCACCAACGGACTGCACCCCGGCCAGATGATCGTGATCGCCGCGCGCCCCGCCGTCGGCAAGGCGCTTGCGCTCGACACCCCCCTCGTGACACCGACCGGCTGGACCACGATGGGTGAGGTCCAGGTCGGTGACGAGGTCATTGGGGCCGACGGTCGTCCGACCCGCGTGGTCGCTGCGACCGAGGTCATGACCGACCGACCCTGCTACGAGGTGTCCTTCTCGGACGGCTCGACCATCGTGGCCGACGCCCAGCACCAGTGGCTGACGGATACGCGCGCCAGCCGCAAGTCTTTTCAGGCCGCTCGTGACGGCAGGAACGGTCAGCGCAATCAGCGGACGTTCGCCGCGATCCGGACCACGGAGGAGATTGCTGCGACGGTGCGCACGGGCACAGCCGACGCACGCCTCAACCACAGCGTGCCGCTGGCGGCTGCGCTCGCCCTCGCGGAGCGGGAGCTCCTGGTCCAGCCGTACACGCTGGGGGCCTGGCTGGGAGACGGGACCTCTGCTGCTGCGCAGATCACGACGGCGGACCCCGAGATCGTGATGAGGCTCGAGGCCGATGGACTGGTCGTGACCAAGACGTCGTCCCCGATGCGCTATCTCATGCAGCTCGCCACCGAGGTGGTCGCTGAGCAGAGGAGCTGCGCCGTGTGTGGGACGCCGTTCACCAACCCCGTCGCCTACGTCAGGACGTGTGGCAAGTCGTGCGGGGGGCGCCTCAAGACGTTTCAGAAGCCGATCGCCACGCCAGTCTGCCCCGACTGCGGCGGCCCCACCACGACGGGCCGCCAGTGCATGGCATGCCGGAAGCATCATGGAACCCTCCAGGCCCGCCTCCGGACGATCGGCGTCCTCGGCGACAAGCACATCCCCGTTGAGTACCAGCGGGCCAGCGAGTCCCAGCGGCGCGCCCTGCTGGCTGGCCTCCTTGACACCGACGGGACCGTGTCTGCAGGCGGGTGCGTGCAATTCACCACCACCAGCCTGCGCCTCGCCGAGGACGTACATGAACTCATCTCCGGCTTGGGCTACCGAAGTGGCATGTGCCGCAAGAAGGTGCGCGGCCGCTCGGCGGCGAGCTCGACGGCCTTCACGATCACCTTCTCCTCGGACGAGGACGTGTTCGTGCTGGAGCGCAAGAGGCTGCTGCACAAGGAGCTTCGTCGCCGCCAGTTCCAGCGGAGAAACTCCCGCTTCATCACGAAGGTGAAGCCCATCGCCTCGGTGCCCGTGCGCTGCATCCAGGTGAGCAACGACGACCACCTGTATCTCGCCGGCAGGTCAATGATCCCGACCCACAACTCCACGCTCGCGCTTGACATCGCGCGGTCGGCGGCGATCCACAACCAGCAGGCCACCGTCCTGTTCAGCCTCGAGATGAGCAAGACCGAGATCACCATGCGACTGCTCTCGGCCGAGGCCTCGATCCAGCTGCAGAAGCTGCGCAAGGGCGAGCTGCAGGACGACGACTGGACCAAGATCGCCCGCACGACCGGGCGGCTCAGCGAGGCGCCGTTCTTCATCGACGACTCGCCCAACATGTCGCTCATGGAGATCCGCGCCAAGTGCCGCCGCCTCAAGCAGCGCAACAACCTCAAGCTCGTGGTCATCGACTACCTGCAGCTGATGAGCTCCGGCAAGCGCGTCGAGTCCCGCCAGCAGGAGGTCTCGGAGTTCTCCCGCGCCCTCAAGCTCCTGGCCAAGGAGATCGAGGTGCCGGTCATCGCCCTGTCGCAGCTGAACCGTGGGCCCGAGCAGCGCACCGACAAGAAGCCGATGGTCTCGGACCTGCGCGAATCGGGCTCGATCGAGCAGGATGCCGACATGGTCGTGCTGCTGCACCGAGAGTCGATGTACGAGAAGGAATCTCCCCGCGAGGGCGAGGCCGACGTGATCGTGGCCAAGCACCGAAACGGTCCCACTGGCACGATCGTGGTCGCCTTCCAGGGCCACTACTCCCGCTTCACCAACATGGCCACTAACTTTTAG
- a CDS encoding type I restriction-modification system subunit M yields the protein MPSKPDANFIWSIANLLRGPYKPKEYGDVVLPMTILRRLDCVLAATKDAVLSEQKRSGDRTAKDLLDVKLRKAAKYSFYNTSPYTLPSLTGDSANIKANLLSYVDGFSDNVRDVFTRFGFEEQVQRLEEANALYLVVQEFAKLDLRPQHVSNTEMGSVFEELIRKFAEASNETAGEHFTPREVIALMVDLLLVGDEDATTPGKAVNRRVYDPAAGTGGMLSTMDEHLREQNPAARLLMAGQEINPSSYAVCKADMIIKGQPVDAIALGNTLTDDAHAGKDFHYCLSNPPFGVEWKTSQREVVKEHKQLGFNGRFGPGLPAVSDGSMLFLLHLIDKMRTVDPDDENVRGRAAIVLNGSPLFTGRAGSGESEIRRWVIESDLLDAIIALPTDMFYNTGIATYIWVLDRK from the coding sequence TTGCCGTCGAAGCCGGACGCCAACTTCATCTGGTCGATCGCTAACCTGCTGCGCGGGCCCTACAAGCCCAAGGAGTACGGCGACGTCGTCCTGCCGATGACGATCCTGCGCCGGCTGGATTGCGTCCTGGCGGCGACCAAGGACGCTGTGCTGTCCGAGCAGAAGCGCTCCGGTGACCGGACGGCCAAGGACCTGCTGGACGTCAAGCTGCGCAAGGCAGCGAAGTACTCGTTCTACAACACCTCGCCGTACACGCTCCCGTCGTTGACGGGCGACAGCGCCAACATCAAGGCCAACCTGCTCTCCTACGTCGACGGCTTCAGCGACAACGTCCGCGACGTCTTCACCCGGTTCGGGTTCGAGGAGCAGGTGCAGCGGCTCGAGGAGGCCAACGCCCTCTACTTGGTGGTCCAAGAGTTCGCCAAGCTCGACCTGCGACCCCAGCACGTCAGCAACACCGAGATGGGATCGGTCTTCGAGGAGCTGATCCGCAAGTTCGCGGAGGCGAGCAACGAGACCGCTGGTGAGCACTTCACCCCCCGTGAGGTCATCGCCCTCATGGTCGACCTGCTGCTGGTGGGCGACGAGGACGCGACCACCCCGGGCAAGGCCGTGAACCGCCGCGTCTACGACCCCGCGGCCGGCACCGGCGGGATGCTCTCGACGATGGACGAGCACCTGCGCGAGCAGAACCCGGCCGCCCGGCTGCTCATGGCCGGGCAGGAGATCAACCCCAGCTCGTATGCCGTGTGCAAAGCGGACATGATCATCAAGGGCCAGCCGGTTGACGCCATCGCCCTGGGCAACACCCTCACCGACGACGCCCACGCGGGCAAGGACTTCCACTACTGCCTCTCCAACCCTCCGTTCGGAGTGGAGTGGAAGACCTCCCAGCGCGAGGTCGTCAAGGAGCACAAGCAGCTCGGCTTCAACGGACGCTTCGGCCCCGGCCTGCCGGCCGTCTCCGACGGGTCGATGCTCTTCCTGCTCCACCTGATCGACAAGATGCGCACCGTCGACCCCGACGACGAGAACGTCCGCGGCCGGGCCGCGATCGTCCTCAACGGATCGCCGTTGTTCACCGGGCGCGCAGGGTCGGGCGAGTCGGAGATTCGCCGCTGGGTCATCGAGTCCGACCTCCTCGACGCGATCATCGCCCTGCCGACCGACATGTTCTACAACACCGGCATCGCCACCTACATCTGGGTCCTCGACCGCAAATAG
- a CDS encoding restriction endonuclease subunit S, whose product MIRLKYVSSINEDVLEEDADPGFEFLYVDISAVGQGTLALPAEPTHFAVAPSRARRLAVAGDTVVSTVRTYLRAVTEVPATEGPLVFSTGFAVISPDRQRVYPRYLTWQLQADNFISTVESISAGVSYPATSAAAIGDIGVRIPPLNVQRAVADFLDRETAKIDALIAKQEELVDALNEHRTAVVSSAAPSSLEAMGWPLDKLGRRTRIGNGSTPSRDNPDYWEDGTIPWMNSSVVNQALAVGPSALVTELAVAQCHSPPVRAGSLLVGLTGQGKTRGMATLTGIDTTTSQHLAFVQPSERHWDSGFLLWQLRASYGELRRMSDENGSTKGGLTCGDLASLRVAMPPLEQQTSMAARIDRETRRIDAVVDKARALMGTMRERRAALITAAVTGTLDVTTYGKAG is encoded by the coding sequence ATGATCCGGCTCAAGTACGTCAGCTCGATCAACGAGGACGTCCTAGAGGAGGATGCCGATCCTGGCTTTGAGTTCCTGTACGTAGACATCTCGGCCGTAGGTCAGGGGACCCTCGCGCTTCCGGCCGAACCAACCCATTTCGCAGTCGCTCCCAGCAGAGCCAGGAGGCTCGCCGTAGCTGGCGACACCGTCGTCTCCACGGTGCGGACCTATCTGCGGGCCGTGACGGAGGTGCCCGCAACTGAGGGCCCCCTTGTCTTCTCGACAGGGTTCGCCGTGATCAGTCCGGACCGGCAGCGTGTGTACCCGCGCTATCTGACGTGGCAGCTCCAGGCAGACAACTTCATCTCCACCGTCGAGTCCATCAGCGCTGGCGTCAGTTACCCTGCGACATCGGCCGCCGCTATTGGAGACATCGGCGTTCGGATCCCGCCGCTGAATGTCCAGCGTGCTGTCGCCGACTTCCTCGACCGCGAAACGGCGAAGATCGATGCGCTCATCGCCAAGCAGGAGGAACTTGTCGACGCGCTCAACGAACATCGGACAGCCGTCGTTTCCTCGGCTGCTCCATCCTCGCTCGAAGCGATGGGTTGGCCGTTGGACAAGCTCGGCCGTCGGACTCGCATCGGCAATGGTTCGACACCGAGCCGCGACAATCCCGACTACTGGGAGGACGGGACGATCCCTTGGATGAACAGCTCCGTCGTTAATCAAGCACTTGCGGTGGGGCCCTCGGCCCTCGTGACAGAGTTGGCCGTGGCTCAGTGTCACTCGCCCCCAGTCAGGGCAGGCAGTCTGCTCGTTGGCCTGACGGGACAGGGCAAGACTCGGGGGATGGCCACGCTCACCGGCATCGACACCACCACCAGTCAGCACTTGGCATTCGTCCAGCCCTCAGAGCGGCACTGGGACTCCGGCTTTCTGCTTTGGCAGCTTCGCGCGTCATACGGCGAGCTGCGCCGAATGAGCGATGAGAACGGCAGCACCAAGGGGGGACTGACCTGCGGCGATCTTGCATCCCTGAGGGTTGCGATGCCACCCCTTGAGCAGCAGACGTCCATGGCAGCGAGGATCGACCGCGAGACGAGGCGAATCGATGCAGTGGTCGACAAGGCACGGGCGCTCATGGGCACAATGCGGGAACGGCGTGCGGCCTTGATCACGGCGGCGGTGACGGGCACGTTGGACGTCACCACCTACGGGAAGGCGGGCTGA
- a CDS encoding type I restriction endonuclease subunit R has translation MAVEHERQLEDELCDYLGAHGWVYEPGSTGYDKKRALWPADLFAWLEATQPETLAAVVKTDKDRQRLLDRLAESLDRPLDAGGGTLAALRYGFKFTKQLDLCQFRPAESMNPTTTKRYAQNRLRVARQVYYSENKTDSIDLVFFINGLPVATAELKSEFQQDVHEAIRQYRHDRPPVDPKTRRREPLLSPGHRALVHFAVDNSEVYMTTRLDGPETRFLPFNRGNAGHAGNPPNPHGTATAYLWEEVLATDTWLNILGKFMHVQVTKRKDPPTGRVSRSSTVIFPRYHQHDAVTKLLADAKEKGPGQRYLVQHSAGSGKTNSIAWLSHQLSTLHDAASVKVFDSVLVITDRTVLDDQLQDAIYQIDHKRGVVLPIGQGTDSDFAKRFSSKSQALTEALTTGGAIIVVTIQTVPFALEAIRESKSLAGKRFAVIIDEAHSSQTGESANKLRQTLSGKVLDDVTEEDGTVGVDDLVRLELEGRGALPNVSFFAFTATPKGKTLQLFGTSDTGEEVDKVPFHLYSMQQAIEEGFILDVLTNYTTYRTAFRLVHGGQDYDSETVDKSKAMKSVMRWVKLHPYNISQKVAIIVEHFCSNVAPLLDGNAKAMVVTDSRKSAVRYKRAMDKYIAEHHLTDVATLVAFSGSVDDPESGPDEFTEHSMNRDLRGRTIPEALGTDEYQVLIVANKYQTGFDQPLLCAMYVDKRLDGVQCVQTLSRLNRTYPGKTTYVLDFVNHAEDVLDAFKVYYEGAYLTQASDPNIVFDQWDKLAGVALFDDVDVDTCARAYWGDGSTKPNQGKLSAALAPVKERFNTAYRRALQSRDDSEVDRLDTFRRDLRTFVGTYDFLAAIVDYDDVDLEKRATFARLLAEALKDSNRHEDTIDLADVTLTHHALHKQPDQDLDLDAGEAEGLASVLAAGSRGRHDVDLVPWSEVLAHINTLFDGDGLSDGDQVSAVETVLRKMLENDDLRAQAVANNKPDFFSGPDLWHTIQEVIVEATDSQQRGLERLAADRSREEILTIMGMMKLWETLRGSA, from the coding sequence GTGGCGGTGGAGCATGAGCGGCAGCTCGAAGACGAGTTATGCGACTACCTCGGGGCGCATGGCTGGGTCTACGAGCCAGGCTCCACCGGCTATGACAAGAAGCGGGCGCTGTGGCCCGCTGACCTGTTCGCCTGGCTGGAGGCCACCCAGCCGGAAACACTCGCCGCGGTCGTGAAGACCGACAAGGACCGGCAGCGACTGCTGGACCGGCTCGCCGAGTCGCTGGACCGTCCCTTGGATGCGGGCGGAGGGACGCTGGCGGCTCTGCGCTACGGGTTCAAGTTCACCAAGCAGTTGGACCTGTGCCAGTTCCGTCCGGCGGAATCGATGAACCCGACGACCACGAAGCGCTATGCCCAGAACCGGCTGCGGGTCGCGCGGCAGGTCTACTACTCGGAGAACAAGACCGACTCGATCGACCTGGTCTTCTTCATCAACGGGTTGCCGGTTGCCACAGCCGAGCTGAAGAGCGAGTTCCAGCAGGACGTGCATGAGGCGATCCGCCAGTACCGGCACGACCGCCCACCGGTAGACCCGAAGACCCGGCGCCGGGAGCCGTTGCTGAGTCCCGGTCACCGGGCGCTGGTGCATTTCGCTGTCGACAACTCCGAGGTTTACATGACCACCCGGCTCGACGGTCCGGAGACTCGCTTTCTGCCCTTCAACCGCGGCAACGCCGGCCACGCCGGGAACCCGCCGAACCCGCACGGGACGGCCACGGCATACCTGTGGGAAGAGGTGCTGGCCACGGACACCTGGCTGAACATCCTCGGCAAGTTCATGCACGTCCAGGTGACCAAGCGCAAGGACCCGCCGACCGGCAGGGTCAGCCGGTCCTCGACGGTGATCTTCCCGCGCTACCACCAGCACGACGCCGTCACGAAGCTCCTCGCCGACGCGAAGGAGAAGGGCCCCGGGCAGCGCTACTTGGTCCAGCACTCGGCTGGCTCGGGCAAGACCAACTCGATCGCGTGGCTGTCGCACCAGCTCTCCACGCTGCACGACGCGGCCTCGGTCAAGGTCTTCGACTCGGTGCTCGTGATCACCGACCGGACGGTGCTGGACGACCAATTGCAGGACGCGATCTACCAGATCGACCACAAGCGGGGCGTGGTGCTGCCGATCGGGCAGGGCACAGACAGCGACTTCGCCAAGCGGTTCTCCTCCAAGTCGCAGGCCTTGACCGAGGCGCTGACCACCGGCGGGGCGATCATCGTCGTCACGATCCAGACGGTGCCGTTCGCGCTGGAGGCGATCCGGGAGTCGAAGTCGCTGGCGGGTAAGCGGTTCGCGGTGATCATCGACGAGGCCCACTCCTCCCAGACGGGAGAGTCGGCCAACAAGCTGCGACAGACCCTGTCGGGCAAGGTTCTCGACGACGTCACCGAAGAGGACGGCACGGTCGGCGTCGACGACCTGGTGCGGCTGGAGCTCGAGGGGCGCGGCGCGCTGCCGAACGTCTCCTTCTTCGCCTTCACTGCAACCCCGAAGGGCAAGACGCTTCAGCTGTTCGGCACCTCCGACACCGGGGAGGAGGTCGACAAGGTCCCGTTCCACCTGTACTCGATGCAGCAGGCCATCGAGGAGGGCTTCATCCTCGACGTGCTCACGAACTACACGACCTACCGGACGGCGTTCCGCCTGGTCCACGGCGGGCAGGACTACGACTCCGAGACGGTCGACAAGTCCAAGGCGATGAAGTCGGTGATGCGGTGGGTCAAGCTGCACCCCTACAACATCAGTCAGAAGGTCGCGATCATCGTCGAGCACTTCTGCTCCAACGTCGCGCCCCTGCTCGACGGCAACGCCAAGGCCATGGTCGTGACCGACTCCCGCAAGTCCGCGGTGCGCTACAAGCGGGCGATGGACAAGTACATCGCCGAGCACCACCTCACCGACGTCGCCACCCTCGTCGCCTTCTCCGGCTCGGTCGACGACCCGGAGTCAGGTCCGGATGAGTTCACCGAGCACTCGATGAACAGAGACCTGCGCGGCCGCACCATCCCGGAGGCGCTGGGCACCGACGAGTACCAGGTGCTCATCGTGGCGAACAAATACCAGACCGGGTTCGACCAGCCGCTGCTGTGCGCGATGTATGTCGACAAGCGGCTCGACGGTGTGCAGTGCGTCCAGACCCTCTCCCGGCTCAACCGCACCTACCCGGGCAAGACCACCTATGTCCTGGACTTCGTCAACCACGCCGAGGACGTCCTCGACGCGTTCAAGGTCTACTACGAGGGCGCCTACCTCACGCAGGCCAGCGATCCCAACATCGTCTTCGACCAGTGGGACAAGCTCGCCGGCGTTGCTCTCTTCGACGACGTCGACGTTGACACCTGCGCGAGGGCCTACTGGGGCGACGGCTCCACGAAGCCCAATCAGGGGAAGCTGTCCGCTGCTCTGGCGCCGGTCAAGGAGAGGTTTAACACGGCATACCGGCGGGCACTGCAGAGTCGTGACGACAGCGAGGTCGACCGGCTCGACACCTTCCGCCGGGATCTGCGCACCTTCGTCGGCACGTATGACTTCCTCGCTGCGATCGTCGACTACGACGACGTCGACCTGGAGAAGCGGGCGACCTTCGCGCGGTTGCTCGCCGAAGCACTCAAGGACTCCAACCGGCACGAGGACACCATCGACCTGGCCGATGTCACCCTGACCCACCACGCGCTGCACAAGCAGCCCGATCAGGACCTCGACCTCGATGCGGGCGAGGCCGAGGGGTTGGCGTCGGTCCTGGCAGCCGGTTCACGCGGCCGTCACGACGTCGACTTGGTTCCGTGGTCGGAGGTGCTGGCCCACATCAACACCCTCTTCGACGGCGACGGCCTCTCCGACGGCGACCAGGTCTCCGCGGTCGAGACCGTGCTGCGCAAGATGCTCGAGAACGACGACCTGCGGGCCCAGGCAGTTGCGAACAACAAGCCGGACTTCTTCTCCGGGCCAGACCTGTGGCACACCATCCAGGAGGTCATCGTCGAGGCCACCGACAGCCAGCAGCGCGGGCTTGAACGCCTCGCCGCCGACCGGTCCCGCGAGGAGATCCTGACCATCATGGGGATGATGAAGCTCTGGGAGACACTGCGCGGGTCAGCCTGA
- a CDS encoding IS256 family transposase produces the protein MTAVPSIDPARFLDEQLSQASPDLMRELLTTFVNALLSAQADAVCGAGYNERSPERVNSRNGYRHRDLDTRVGTLDVAVPKLRQGSLYPEWLLERRKRAERALTSVVATCYLLGVSTRRMDKLVATLGITGLSKSQVSVMAKELDEQVEQFRTRRLEEAGPFTFVAADALVLKVREGGRVVPVHVLVATGVNADGHREILGVQVTTSEDGAGWLAFFRDLTARGLAGVKLVTSDAHAGLVNAIAATIPGAAWQRCRTHYAANLMSATPKSSWPWVKALLHSIYDQPDTDAVHAQFDRVVDALAEKLPAVAEHLQDARADILAFTPFPKEVWRQIWSNNPNERLNREIRRRTDVVGIFPDRASIIRLVGAVLAEQHDEWAEGRRYLGLDVLARAQAVDTQHAEEVSTDLELQALTA, from the coding sequence ATGACCGCTGTACCCAGTATCGACCCTGCCCGCTTCCTCGACGAGCAGCTGTCCCAGGCGAGCCCTGATCTGATGCGGGAGCTGCTCACCACGTTCGTCAACGCACTGCTCTCCGCCCAGGCCGACGCGGTGTGCGGCGCCGGCTACAACGAGCGGAGCCCGGAGCGGGTCAACTCCCGCAACGGCTACCGCCACCGCGACCTCGACACCCGGGTCGGGACTCTCGACGTCGCAGTGCCCAAGCTCCGCCAGGGAAGCCTGTATCCGGAGTGGCTGCTCGAACGCAGGAAGCGTGCCGAACGAGCACTGACCAGTGTGGTGGCGACCTGCTACCTGCTCGGGGTCTCGACCCGGCGGATGGACAAGCTGGTGGCGACCCTCGGCATCACCGGGTTGTCGAAGTCCCAGGTCTCGGTGATGGCCAAGGAGCTCGACGAGCAGGTCGAGCAGTTCCGCACCCGTCGGCTCGAAGAGGCCGGGCCGTTCACCTTCGTCGCCGCCGACGCGCTCGTGCTCAAGGTCCGCGAAGGTGGGCGGGTGGTGCCGGTGCACGTGCTGGTAGCCACCGGCGTGAACGCTGATGGGCACCGCGAGATCCTCGGCGTGCAGGTCACCACCAGCGAGGACGGCGCCGGCTGGCTCGCGTTCTTCCGCGACCTCACAGCCCGCGGCCTGGCCGGCGTCAAGCTCGTCACGTCCGACGCGCACGCCGGGCTCGTGAACGCGATCGCCGCGACCATCCCGGGCGCTGCCTGGCAGCGCTGCCGCACCCACTACGCAGCGAACCTGATGTCCGCGACCCCAAAGTCGTCCTGGCCATGGGTCAAGGCGTTGCTGCACTCGATCTACGACCAGCCCGACACCGACGCCGTCCACGCCCAGTTCGACCGTGTCGTCGACGCCCTGGCCGAGAAGCTTCCCGCCGTCGCCGAACATCTCCAGGACGCTCGTGCCGACATCCTCGCGTTCACGCCGTTCCCAAAGGAGGTCTGGCGTCAGATCTGGTCGAACAACCCCAACGAACGGCTCAACCGCGAGATCCGCCGACGCACCGACGTGGTCGGGATCTTCCCCGACCGCGCATCCATCATCCGGCTCGTCGGCGCCGTCCTGGCCGAGCAACACGACGAGTGGGCCGAAGGCCGCCGCTACCTCGGACTCGACGTCCTCGCCCGCGCCCAAGCCGTCGACACCCAGCACGCCGAGGAGGTGAGCACCGACCTCGAACTTCAGGCCCTCACGGCCTGA